Proteins encoded within one genomic window of Homo sapiens chromosome 21, GRCh38.p14 Primary Assembly:
- the LOC124900467 gene encoding uncharacterized protein LOC124900467, with amino-acid sequence MCLSSGHIRNEPRPQSWPPPQGWVLRRPPQPLSLDLPAEQTRTSHSPATARSCSWSSTPGWRERRHPGQPASTQALTVEAHVFLGSILKAVLSTTALTRIDLSEPACQYRPAQDWPQGHIGEGGDQALAAAHVGKSMARQEVGPVSLATATVGAGPGAPQP; translated from the coding sequence ATGTGCTTGTCCTCGGGACACATTAGGAATGAACCCAGGCCTCAGTCCTGGCCTCCTCCTCAAGGCTGGGTGCTCAGACGTCCCCCTCAGCCCCTTTCTCTAGACCTTCCGGCTGAACAAACGAGAACATCTCACAGCCCTGCAACAGCCAGGAGCTGCTCGTGGAGCTCCACGCCCGGCTGGAGAGAGAGGAGGCACCCTGGGCAGCCCGCCAGCACCCAGGCTCTCACAGTGGAAGCCCACGTCTTCTTGGGCTCTATTTTGAAAGCTGTTCTTTCCACGACGGCTTTGACAAGAATCGATTTGAGTGAGCCGGCGTGTCAATACAGGCCAGCACAGGACTGGCCTCAGGGCCACATTGGGGAGGGTGGCGACCAGGCCCTGGCTGCAGCCCACGTGGGCAAAAGCATGGCCAGGCAGGAGGTGGGGCCTGTGAGCTTGGCTACAGCGACCGTGGGCGCTGGGCCCGGGGCTCCTCAGCCCTGA